In a single window of the Raphanus sativus cultivar WK10039 chromosome 9, ASM80110v3, whole genome shotgun sequence genome:
- the LOC108823832 gene encoding digalactosyldiacylglycerol synthase 2, chloroplastic, producing the protein MKQQQQKQHIAIFTTASLPWMTGTAVNPLFRAAYLAKDGQRRVTLVIPWLTLNHQLLVYPNNITFTSPSHHESYVRRWLEDRVSFPLGFEIRFYPAKFATDKRSILPVGDISDAIPDDEADIAVLEEPEHLTWFHHGKKWKTKFNFVIGIVHTNYLAYVKREKQGRLKAFLLKYLNSWVVGIYCHKVIRLSDATQEYPNSIICNVHGVNPKFLEIGLKKLEQQKLQEQAFTKGAYYIGKMVWSKGYKELLKLLKKHQKELAGLEVDLYGSGEDSEEIKEAARKLDLTVNVYPGRDHADPLFHNYKVFLNPSTTDVVCTTTAEALAMGKIVVCADHTSNEFFKQFPNCRVYDDGKGFVRATLKALGEQPSQLTEQQRHELSWEAATQRFVSASDLNRLARADSNLSKRSLFASSSISVGKNLEDMSAYIHFLASGFETSRTAFGAIPGSLQPDEELCKDLGLTLKTPSRNSLKQD; encoded by the exons ATGAAACAGCAGCAGCAGAAACAGCACATTGCAATATTTACAACAGCTAGTCTTCCGTGGATGACGGGAACTGCTGTAAATCCTCTCTTCCGTGCTGCCTACCTTGCCAAAGACGGTCAAAGACGTGTCACTTTGGTCATTCCTTGGCTCACTCTCAACCACCAGCTCCTTGTCTACCCCAATAACATCACTTTTACTTCCCCTTCCCACCATGAATCTTATGTTCGTCGTTGGCTTGAGGACAGAGTCTCATTCCCGTTAGGCTTTGAGATACGTTTCTATCCAGCAAAG TTTGCTACAGACAAAAGAAGTATTCTTCCTGTAGGGGACATATCGGATGCCATCCCTGATGATGAGGCAGACATTGCTGTCCTTGAGGAGCCTGAGCATCTCACATGGTTTCATCATGGCAAAAAATGGAAAACCAAGTTCAACTTCGTCATAGGGATCGTCCACACTAACTACTTGGCATACGTTAAGAGAGAGAAACAAGGCCGTCTCAAAGCTTTTCTCCTCAAGTACTTAAACAGTTGGGTCGTTGGCATTTACTGCCACAAG GTGATTAGATTATCGGATGCGACTCAAGAATACCCTAACTCTATAATCTGCAACGTTCACGGTGTCAACCCCAAGTTTCTAGAAATTGGTTTGAAAAAACTAGAACAGCAGAAGCTCCAGGAGCAGGCCTTCACTAAAGGGGCGTACTACATTGGTAAGATGGTCTGGAGCAAAGGGTACAAGGAGCTTCTTAAACTACTTAAGAAACACCAAAAGGAACTTGCTGGGTTAGAGGTTGATTTATACGGTAGTGGAGAGGACTCTGAAGAGATCAAAGAAGCAGCTCGAAAACTGGACTTGACGGTTAATGTTTACCCAGGACGTGATCACGCCGACCCTTTATTTCACAA CTATAAAGTGTTTCTCAACCCCAGCACAACAGACGTGGTCTGCACAACAACTGCAGAAGCCTTGGCGATGGGAAAAATAGTGGTATGCGCAGATCACACATCAAACGAGTTCTTCAAACAGTTTCCCAACTGCAGAGTCTATGACGATGGGAAAGGTTTCGTTAGAGCCACACTCAAGGCACTTGGGGAACAACCATCACAACTAACAGAGCAACAGAGGCATGAACTATCATGGGAAGCTGCTACACAGCGGTTTGTAAGCGCCTCAGATCTTAACCGGTTAGCAAGAGCTGATTCGAACTTGTCAAAAAGAAGTCTGTTTGCTTCATCTTCTATTAGTGTTGGGAAAAACTTGGAGGACATGTCTGCGTACATACATTTCTTGGCGTCTGGGTTTGAAACTTCAAGAACAGCTTTTGGTGCAATCCCTGGAAGCTTGCAGCCAGATGAAGAGTTGTGCAAAGATCTTGGGTTGACTCTCAAGACTCCTTCCCGGAATAGTCTCAAGCAAGATTGA
- the LOC108826472 gene encoding serine carboxypeptidase-like 15, which translates to MGNKLLLLLLLSLVHAYSGESTVRYLPGFQGPLPFELETGYIGVGEADEEQFFYYFIKSERNPKEDPLLIWLAGGPGCSSISGLVLENGPLAFSIESDSGNTPSLVSTTYSWTKVANIIYLDQPVGTGFSYSKNRLAKIQSDTRSAKRVHEFVRNWLAKHPEYFSNPFYVTGNSYSGKTVPAVVQEISIGNGLGCKPQINLQGYVLGNPVTEEDRDKNWRIPYAHGMGLISNEIYESLRRSCRENYVKVDPLNTECMNLLEEFDKCVNGLDMAYILGPQYKNPSNPYDTSPDGHRLTVQSFRWANEESVRRALHVEKGSIGEWSRCPRKMPYKSDINSSVPYHKNNSIQGFRSLIFSGDHDMIVPFFATQDWIRSLNYSIVDDWRPWMVHNQVAGYTRTYANKMTFATVKGGEHSIAHKQEEDSVMFKRWISGQPL; encoded by the exons atGGGGAACAAGTTGTTGTTGCTTCTGCTTCTTTCTCTTGTGCATGCTTATTCAGGAGAATCTACAGTCAGATATCTTCCTGGTTTCCAAGGCCCTCTTCCTTTCGAGCTTGAAACTGG GTACATTGGTGTTGGTGAGGCAGATGAAGAACAATTTTTCTACTACTTTATCAAATCTGAGAGAAACCCAAAAGAAGACCCTCTTCTTATCTGGTTAGCCGGAGGACCTGGCTGCTCTTCTATCTCTGGCCTTGTTCTTGAAAATG GACCTCTGGCTTTCAGTATTGAGTCTGACAGTGGAAACACCCCATCATTGGTCTCTACTACATATTCATGGACTAAG GTGGCGAATATAATCTATTTGGATCAGCCAGTTGGCACTGgcttctcttactcaaaaaacCGACTTGCTAAAATACAAAGTGACACAAGATCAGCTAAGCGGGTCCATGAGTTTGTTCgtaat TGGCTAGCCAAGCATCCTGAGTATTTCTCCAATCCTTTCTATGTCACCGGGAATTCTTATTCCGGTAAAACGGTTCCAGCTGTTGTTCAAGAAATCTCAATTg GAAATGGTCTAGGCTGTAAACCTCAAATAAACCTTCAG GGTTACGTGCTGGGAAATCCTGTAACAGAAGAAGATCGCGATAAGAACTGGCGCATTCCATATGCTCATGGAATGGGTTTGATCTCTAATGAAATCTACGAG TCGCTAAGGAGAAGCTGCAGAGAAAATTATGTTAAAGTGGATCCTCTTAACACTGAATGCATGAatctccttgaagagtttgacaAG TGTGTTAATGGATTAGATATGGCATATATTCTAGGACCACAGTACAAAAACCCGTCTAACCCCTATGACACCAGCCCGGATGGGCATCGCTTGACTGTGCAGTCATTCCGCTGGGCCAATGAGGAGAGTGTGCGCAGAGCCCTTCATGTGGAGAAG GGGAGTATAGGAGAATGGTCTCGATGTCCTCGGAAAATGCCTTACAAATCAGACATTAACAGCAGTGTACCATACCATAAGAACAACAGCATCCAAGGATTTCGATCTCTCATCTTCAG TGGTGATCACGACATGATTGTCCCTTTCTTTGCTACTCAAGACTGGATAAGATCGCTCAACTATTCAATTGTTGATGATTGGAGGCCATGGATGgttcacaatcaagttgctGG ATACACAAGGACTTATGCCAATAAGATGACATTTGCCACTGTTAAA GGCGGTGAGCACTCGATAGCGCATAAACAAGAGGAGGACTCGGTTATGTTCAAGAGATGGATTAGTGGCCAACCTCTGTAA